In a genomic window of Streptomyces koelreuteriae:
- a CDS encoding putative quinol monooxygenase → MIALTVSLQVVPGRRDDFLKAIEENAERSFTDEAGCRYFDVVCDLADDHHFVFHEIYDDETAVEAHRAAPHFKVWREAAEQYVVPGSQVNTLSRRLFHHS, encoded by the coding sequence ATGATCGCGCTGACCGTATCCCTCCAGGTCGTCCCGGGCCGCCGTGACGACTTCCTCAAAGCCATCGAGGAGAACGCCGAGCGCTCCTTCACCGACGAGGCGGGCTGCCGTTACTTCGACGTCGTCTGCGACCTGGCGGACGACCACCACTTCGTCTTCCACGAGATCTACGACGACGAGACCGCCGTCGAGGCCCATCGCGCCGCTCCCCACTTCAAGGTCTGGCGCGAGGCGGCGGAGCAGTACGTCGTCCCCGGCAGCCAGGTCAACACCCTCTCCCGCCGCCTGTTCCACCACTCCTGA